GAGGAGTCCAAATGGGATGAAGTGATCTGGGATGATTACAGTTTTCCGCTTACACAGAGCTCACTTAGCAGTCCCGTTCGTGACAATCCTTGGCTTTTCTTCGGTTTGTCCATCGGACTTGCTGTGCTAGGTGGTTTGATGTATAATCTTCCAAAACATCAGGACGAGCCTGCAGGAGTCAAAAACAATGGAATTTTCCATTCTTCCATGAAAAACCGGGGTTGGATGGGAATGATTACGGGGGCGTATCTGATTCTTTTCTACATCATATTGTATTGGTTTCCAGCATACATAGTAAATCAAGTTTGGATGGTAACCCCACTCAGCATGATCCTAAGTGGCAATCCTGCAAGTCAGTGGTTTCTTTACGGGACCATTTATACGCTGGCAATCATCGTGATGGGCGTGCGAATGTTCCGCAAGTACCGAGGCAATAAGTACCAACAACTTCGCACGGCTTCTGTGATGTTCTTCCAAACAGCCTTTGCTTTCTTGATCCCAGAAATACTCGTTTTGCTGAATCAACCCTATTTTGATTTCAAAAACATCTGGCCGCTTGATTATGATTTTTTCTATGATTATCAGATTGAGACATTCTTGAGTTCGGGTGGAGTAGGGATGTTTATGTTGATTTGGGGGATTTTATTGATCGTGATCGGAGTGCCTACTTTTACTTATTTCTTTGGGAAAAGATGGTACTGCTCCTGGGTTTGCGGCTGTGGAGGTTTGGCTGAAACAGTTGGAGACCCTTACCGCCAACTTTCTGACAAATCTTTGAAAGCTTGGAAATATGAGCGCGTGATTGTTCATAGTGTATTGGTTTTGGCTGTGGTGATGACTGCGTTGACGATCGCTAATTACTTTTCTGGTTTCGCACTTTTGGAGAACGCTACGAACCAATTACATTCGTTCTATGGTTTTGCGATTGGTTCGGTCTTCGCAGGCGTAGTCGGAACGGGCTTTTATCCATTCATGGGCAACCGGGTTTGGTGTAGGTTTGGATGTCCTTTGGCTGCCTATTTGGGATTGGTTCAACGGTTCAAGTCCCGGTTCAGAATCACCACCAATGGAGGTCAGTGTATCTCCTGCGGGAATTGCTCTACGCATTGCGAAATGGGAATTGATGTTCGCTGGTATGCGCAACGGGGTCAGGAAATCGTAAGAGCAAGTTGTGTGGGATGCGGAGTTTGTTCTTCTGTTTGCCCTCGTGGCGTGCTGAAATTAGAAAATGGCTCTACAGAAAACCGAATCAATGAAATGCCAATAATCATTGGAAATGATTCCATCAAGATAAATGCTTAAATGATCTTCTTATATATTTTGATTGGGATTTATGCCCTGGGAATGCTGTTTATTTTCCTTTACAGCCTTGCTCAAGGGCATTTGCTTTTAAGGTTTTTGGGTGCCAAAAAGTCATTGGGTGAAGTCGCTCATACTGTACCGAAGGCCTGGCCAAAAGTCACTATTCAACTTCCAGTTTACAATGAACTGTATGTTGTTGATCGCTTGTTGGACTCGGTTGCCAAGATGAATTATCCGGCAGATTTGCTGGAAATCCAGGTCTTAGATGACAGCACCGATCAGACGGCTGAGTTGATTCAGCAGAAAATCCAGGAGTTCCCAAATCTAAATTTCAAATACATTCACCGTATTGATCGAACTGGCTTTAAAGCTGGAGCCTTGAAAGAAGGCTTGGCAAAAGCCAGCGGAGAATTCATTGCGATTTTCGATGCGGATTTTGTTCCGGATCCGGATTTTTTACAAAAGACCATTCCTTATTTCTCTTCAGAAAAAGTTGGAATGGTGCAAACGCGATGGACACATTTGAATAAAAACTATTCCCTGCTGACGCGCTTGCAAGCTTTTGCATTGGACGCACATTTTCTGATCGAGCAAATCGGAAGAAATAGCCAACATGCCTTTATCAATTTCAATGGAACGGGTGGTATTTGGCGGAAGTCCTGCATCATTGATGCTGGAGACTGGCAAGACGACACGCTCACTGAGGATTTGGATTTGAGTTACCGCGCGCAGCGCAAAGGTTGGGAGTTTGTCTATAGACCGGAAATAGAATCTCCTGCCGAACTTCCACCGATCATGTCCGCCGTGAAATCCCAGCAATTCCGCTGGACTAAAGGCGGAGCAGAATGTGCAGGAAAGCATGCTCGGGCAGTTTTGGGGGAGAATTTCCCGCTTTCTACTAAGTTTCATGCAATGGCGCATTTGTTCAATAGCAGCATTTTCATTGCAATTCTACTGGTGAGTTTAAGCAGTATTGGCGTGTGGTGGGCAGGAATGCAAGGAATGATTTCAGACAATTTGTTTAGAATTGCCGGGCTATTTATGATAGGTTTTGTAATCATAGCTGGCGTGTATTTAGTGGCTTATTTCTACGAAAAGCGAAGTTTTCTCAGAAGCCTGATCCAGGCAATTTACATGTTGCCGCTTTTTCTTTCAGTTTCCATGGGTTTGGCTTTGCACAATGCTCAGGCGGTTTGGGAAGGGCTTTCTGGTAAAAAATCACCTTTTATCCGAACGCCAAAATTCAATCTGGAAGGAGGTTCCGGCCTTGAAAGCAATCCATATATCAAATTCAAAATTCCAGCGACAACCTGGATGGAAGGAGTCTTAATGCTCGTGTTTTCAGCCATGGTTGGGCTTCATGTTTATTGGGGTACTTTCGAGATGCTGCCTTTTCACCTGATGCTTGCGGTGGGGTATGGCTTGGTTTTCTTTTCTTCATTTAAAGCTTACAGTTTAGGTAAATAGTCTAATGCATAATCCTCCAATTATTGATGTAATTATCCCTGCTTACAATGAGGAAAAGTCCATTCCAAAAGTCATTGGAGATATTCCAGCTGTAGTTAGAAACATCGTAGTTGCCAATAACAACTCTACTGATAGCACAGGAAAAGTAGCTGAAGCCGCTGGGGCAAAGGTGGTTTTCGAACCTCAGAAAGGCTATGGAAAAGCTTGCTTGACTGCTATGGATTGGATCAAAAAGCAGGAGGTTCAGCCTGATATTGTGGTCTTTTTAGATGGGGATTACAGCGATTATCCCGAGGAATTGTTGGATTTGATCCAGCCTATTTTGGATGATAAAGCCGATATGGTTATTGGTTCCAGAGCCTTGGGCGAGCGGGAATCCGGTTCTATGACTTTTCCTCAGGTCTTTGGGAATTGGTTGGCAACGACTATGATGAAGTACATGCAAGGAGCCAAATTCTCTGATTTAGGGCCTTTTAGAGCGATAGCTTGGTGCAGGTTATTGGACTTGAATATGATCGATCAGAACTTCGGTTGGACGATAGAGATGCAAATCAAAGCTCACAAAGCTGGCCTCCGATACACTGAAGTTCCTGTGAATTACCGCAAGCGAATAGGAATATCCAAAGTCAGTGGAACAGTTAAGGGAGTTTTTGGAGCTGGATATAAGATTATTTATACAATTTTTAAGTATTGGTGAGAAATTAGATTTTAGTAGCAAGACATAAGTATCAAGATTTTGTAGCCTAATCTTTATTGAATGAAAATCGTAAATTGGCAGTAATGAATGAGTTGACAAAACATATTGATCAAATCAGAGAGCTATGTGAAGCAAACAAAGTGGCTTCGCTTTTTGCATTTGGCTCTATCACTACGAATAAATTCAATTCAGATAGTGATATTGATTTGATAATAGATATTGATGAAAAAGATCCATTGAATTATTCTGATTACTATTTCGAAGTGAAAGACCAACTCTCTAAAATCTTAAAAAGACCTATTGATTTGCTTGAATTAAAAACTTTGAAGAATTCATTTTTGAAAAAAGAAATAGAGCAGTCCAAAGTGCTGGTTTATGGAAGGTAAAATTAAAACTTGGCTAGAGGATGTTTTGAAAGCCATCGAAGAAATAGAAAGTTTCATGCCTGAAAAAAAAGACTTTTTTGCTTTTCAAAAGGATTTGAAAACTAAGCGAGCTATCGAAAGGAACATAGAAATAATTGGAGAGGCTGTTTCAAGAATACTAAAAATAGATTCTCAATTTCCCATCAAAAACTCACGAAAAATTGTAGACTCTCGAAACCGAATAATTCATGGATACGATACTGTTTCTGAAGAAATTATATGGTCAATTGTAATTCGGGATTTACCAAAATTGAAAAAAAGAGGTTACACAACAGCTACATTAAAATGATCCTTTTCCGAAAGTACATAGCATTCACATGCCTGTTGATTTCCATTGTTTTATGGGCCTCCTGCAATCCTACAGGCCGAAAAGCCATTAATGAGGAGCAGTTTGCGTCGCGCTGGTATCAGGGTAAGGCTGAAATCAATGTATTTGATCTGAAGCAAATGCGCTATGGAGAGGAGCGGGAAGGCAATGCTGTGATGATCTTTGTGACAGAGGATTTTTCGAAAAGAAAGCAAGTGAAACTGGACGATCCTACTGGTGCTGGGAAGGGCGCGATGAAAGTGATGAAACTGAACATGACCCGGGATTTTGTGACGGGAGTTTACCCTTATAATACCATGCTTTCGGTATTTACCCCGGTTTATGATGACCTGAATTCCCCGAAAATCGTGGCTTCAGTCACCGAGTGGTGCGGACAGTCTTTTGTGCAGATGAACTGGAAAAATAATAAATACCAAGCCAAGCTGTTCTCTTATTTTGAAGCGGAGGGAGATCAGGAAGTTACGATATCAGCTTTGGCCGAGGATGAATTGTTTAATCTGATTCGCCTCAATCCCGATCTGGTGCCTGATGGTTACATGAAGTTGATCCCAAGTTTGATTTACAACCGCTTCACCCATTACCCGCTAGGAGCTGAAAGTGCCAAGATCACCAAGCGAAAAACCGGCTCCAACCAGGCTGAAGTAGAAGTGATTTACCAGGAAATCGGCAGAAAATTGCTGATCAGATACATGGATGCCTTTCCTTATGAAATCATGTCCTGGGAAGAAAGCCTAACCAAAGAAGATGGTACCGAGGAGCTGACTTCCGCAGTTCGTACCAATGTGCAGATGCTGGATTATTGGAATAGAAATGGACTTCAGGATGAGTCGATCAGGAAAAGCTTGGGACTTTGAGCAAGCAGCTTAATCGGCTTTTAATACCGTTTTTAGGACTGCTAATGGCAGCAGGTTTTTATTATTTAGGCTACTTTGTGCCAAGAGAAAATTTCTGGCTAACCTTTATGCTGTTTTCTTCGCTCTTCGCTGGAATGGCAGCTGTTTATTATTTGGGTAAAGCCCCAAAATGGAGTTTGATTTTTATTGCAGGTCTGTTTTTTCGTTTGGTATTGTTACCTGCTACCCCAAACTGGTCTGATGATTATCCACGATTTCTTTGGGATGGTGAATTGGTGAGGATGAACCAAAATCCATACCTGGATACTCCTGAAGGTTTGCTTCAAAATAACCCAGAAAGAGCAAATTCATACTTGAATAGCCTTTTCGAAACGATGAATTCACCGCAGTACTTCTCGGTTTATCCGCCTCTGAATCAGGCGATTTTCTATCTTGCCGCATGGGGAGCTAATCTTGATGCAAAAACAGGAGTTCTAATTTTACGGGTGATTTTAATACTAGGGGAAATAGGGGTTTTCTTTCTGCTTTTGAAGCTATTCGACCATTTCCAGCTTCCGGAAAAAAGACTTATCCTTTACTGGCTGAATCCTTTGGTGATTATGGAGATCACTGGTAATCTTCACTTTGAGGGATTGGTCCTTCTTCTTTTGCTAGCTTCTCTATATGCGCTGAGTAAAAATAGAAATTTACTTTCTGGTGGGTTTTGGGGATTGTCGGTGGGGATGAAACTCCTGCCGTTGATGCTAATACCTACGTTTTTTTCCTTTCAGAAAACCAGGAGATCAACAGTCTTTTGGATAGGATCTGCTCTTGCGCTAGTTCTGAGCTTTGCCTGGCTTTTAATCGATAGCTCCTGGGTTCATTTCCTCCAAAGCTTAAAGCTTTACCAGGGTAAATTTGAATTCAATGCATCGGTCTATTACTTACTTCGGGAAGTTGGATTCTGGGTGAAAGGGTATAATGTCATTGGAGAAATTACTCCAATTTTAAGTGCAGTCACTTTGCTTGGGATTCTCTATTTTTCATGGAAAAAGAAACCGCAAAACCTACTTCAGTTGATAGATCTTTGGGGGTTGATTTACCTGATTTATCTAGCACTGCATCCTGTAGTTCATCCTTGGTATCTAATTCCTGCTTTTGGCTTGAGCCTATTTACTTCTAAAAAAGCCTTCTTAATCTGGACTTTCGCAGTGATATTTTCGTACCAAGCTTATGGAGATCCAAACTATCAAGAAAGCCCAATTTTCCTTTTCTTAGAATATTCCATACTAGCACTAGCAGTTTATTGGGATTATTTTCGACAGAAAACACATTTGAAAACAATTTCATGAATTACAGATACCTACCGATTTTCACCTTAGTATTTCTCATTTTCTCCTGCCAAGCAAATTCCGAAAAACAGGCTCAGGAATATATCCTGCAAGCTATTGATGCGCATGAGCTAGATGGGAATTGGGACAAAGTTTCCGCTGTCAAATTCAAAAAGCACACCCGATTTTTGGATGAAAAGGGAACGGTAGAATCTGAAATGGAGCAATGGGTAGAGTTTCGACTCAAACCCTATTTTGAAGGAAGGTTGTCTTGGGAAAAAGATAGCATTTCCCATGTGGCCAATTTCAATGGTAGCAAAATGAGCTATCAAATGGGCGAGAATGAAATCCAGAATCAGGGTTTTCTGAAGTCCAAACGGGCGGAAATTCATGCAGCTTTTTGTGCTTTTGGGCAACCTTGGAGGCTATTGGATGAGAATGTTCATCCTGCTTTTGAAGGTCAAAAAGTGCTGTCAGATGGCCAAACAGTGGATGCTATCCGGGTTTATTTTATACCTGATTCGGATGTTTGGTGGTTTTATTTTGACCCCGAAAGTAAAAGCATAATCGGGTATGAAAAACACACTGAAAATCAAAACAGCTTGGTTGAAAATGTATCCTATCAGGAGGCTGCAGGCTTGAATTTAGTGCATAAGCAAAAAGTTTATAAGGTAGATGAGGTAGGGAGGAAGCTCTTTTTACAAGCGGAATATCAGTATTCCGACTACCAGGTAACCTATGAATAAACAGCCGGCAATCACTTTAACTATACGAAATATGAGGTTTTTAACTCCTTGCTGCTTTCTTTTTGTCTTTATTGGTCTTGCATCTTGCGACAGCAGGTCAGAAGCAGAAAAATTAGTGGACAAGGCTATAGCCGCACATGGTGGTGAAGCTTTTGAAAGTTCTCAAATTGAATTTGACTTCAGGGATATTCATTACAGCATTTTAAAAACGCCAGATCGCTTTGAGTACATCCGAGAGTTTTCGGATTCAACAGGAAATGCCATCCGGGATTTATTGAATAATGAGGGTTTTGTCCGCACAGTGAATGGCGTGAAAATCGATACTTTGTCGGAGGAGTGGATAGGTAAATATTCCCGATCGGTGAATTCAGTAGCCTATTTTGCCTACCTCCCTTACGGTCTGAATGACCCATCGGTCTACAAATCCTTAGTTGGGGATACAGAAATCAATGGTGAAAAATATGATCTGATCAAAGTGACTTTTGCCGAAGAAGGAGGTGGAGAGGACTATGACGATGAGTTTTTGTACTGGATAGGCAAAGAGGACTCCTATGTGGATTTTTTGGCGTATAGTTATCACACCGATGGAGGTGGAGTCCGGATGAGGGAGGTGAGCTCCGTGAATGAAATAGGTGGAATCCGGTTTCAAAACTATCTGAACTTCAAGCCCCAAGATGAAACTGTGGCAGTGGAAATGATGCAGAATCTATATGAATCCGGTGATTTAGAGTTACTTTCAGAGATCAATCTTGAGAATATCAGAGTTGAACCCTTGGACGAATAGCTTGACATGAACCCAAAACGACTGACATTTGAGAACAGAAGCAGCTTGGAACTGGCGGCTCATTTGTATTTGCCAGCGGATCAAAAGCCTAAGTTTTTTGCGCTTTTTGCCCATTGCTTTACCTGCTCCAAAAATTTCTCGGCAGTAACCCGGATTTGCTCAGCTTTATCACAAAGCGGAATTGCGGCTCTAAGCTTTGACTTTACAGGCTTGGGCATGAGTGAAGGAGAGTTTGCCGAATCATCATTCAGCAGCAACGTAAGCGATTTGCTGGATGCGGCGGCTTTTTTAGAGAAGGAATACGATACGCCTAAAATGCTCATTGGTCATTCCCTGGGAGGCGCTGCAGTTTTATATGCAGCTGCGGAATTAGAAAATGTACAAGCGGTAGTGACTATTGGAGCTCCTGCTACGCCTTCACATGTGAGACATTTATTCAAGGATAGTGTGGAGGAAATAGAAGAAAAAGGCGTGGCTAAGGTGTCTATTGGCGGTCGGCCATTTCAGATCAGTAAGAGTTTCGTGGATGATCTGGAGCAAAAGCCCCTGGCTACTTTTCTGAAAAAACTAAGAAAGTCACTTTTGGTTATGCATTCTCCGCAGGATGAAATTGTTGAAGTCAGCAATGCAGCGGAGATTTATAATGCGGCCCATCATCCGAAAAGTTTTATATCGCTGGATGGCGCGACTCATTTGATTTCAAATCCTCAGGATAGCGAGTACATCGCAGAGGTGATCGGAAGTTGGAGCAAGCGCTATGTGCTGGTAGAGAAGGCAAAAGAGCCAAATGATACCAGAGGTAATCAGGTTTTTGTTCGCCTCTCAGGAGAGAAATATACTACTGAAGTAATGACGCCAAACCATCATTTGATTGCTGATGAGCCTTTAGGTGTAGGAGGGGAGGATTTGGGGCCAAATCCGTATGATTTATTGATGGCTTCACTGGGCAGCTGCACCGCAATGACGCTAAAGATGTACGCGGAGCGTAAAAAGTGGCCTCTGGAGCAGGTTTCTGTTTTTCTCAATCATGAAAAAGTGCATTTGGCAGATAGTGAAAATCCTGAAGAACCATCAGCCAAGGTCAGCCAATTCACCAGAATCATAGAGATCGAAGGAGATCTGGATTCGGAGCAAAGACAAAAATTACTGGAGATATCCAATAAGTGTCCCGTTCACCGCACACTTCAGGAAGAGATCATCATCCAAACTATGCTATCCAAATGAAAAACGCTGGATCAAGAAGTTATCTGCTGAGTTCGGTTTTGGTAATTCTGGGGTTTGGGCTCTGGGCTTTGCTTGTGGTAGACCCGGTTACAATTACAGTGGAAGAAAAATGGAAAGGCGTATGCTGGGTAGGAAGTAGATCACCGCTTTTGGGACCGGAACTGGAAGCTTTAAAGTCAACTGGAGCTGATGCACTTTCTCAAACTCCTTTTGGCTGGCAAAGTGAAAAGAACTCTCCTGAAATCCGCTGGGACACCCATAACGAGAATAAATGGTGGGGAGAGTCGTCTCAGGGTATCAAAGCGACTTTTGACTCTTCTGCCCGTCATGGCATCATGAATATGCTCAAGCCGCATCTTTGGGTGCGGGGAAGCTGGCCTGGTGAGATTGAGATGAAGAATGAGGAGGACTGGAAGCTTTGGTTTGAGAATTACCAGGGTTTTATCCTGGACTATGCGATGATGGCCGAGGAACATCAAATCCCCATGCTGTGCGTTGGTACTGAGCTGGAAATGACTTCAGAACGTGAAGAAGACTGGAGGAATGTTATTGCTGAGATTAGAAAGGTGTATTCTGGTAAGCTGATTTATGCAGCCAATTTCACAGAGTTTGAGCATGTCAAGTTCTGGGATGCGCTAGACTACATAGGTATCCAAGCTTATTTTCCACTTTCTGCGAAAGCCAATCCTGATTTATCTGACCTCAAATCTGGCTGGAAGAAGAATATATCTAGGATTGAAAAAGTTGTCCGAAACTACCAAAAGCCTGTGATGTTCACGGAAATCGGTTATTGCAATACCGTGGATGCCGCTAAGGAACCTTGGGTCTGGCCAAATGAACGTAAGGAAACGGAGCTTTCTGAGGAAATGCAGGCACTTTGTTATGAATCTTTTTTTGAAACCGCATGGAAAGAATCCTGGATGGCTGGGGTGTTCTTTTGGAAGTGGTATCCCGATGGGAGACACCGAAATCCTGACTTTACCCCGCAGGGAAAACTAGCCGAAGAAATGATGAAGAAATATTTTTTAGCAAACTGAAAGCCAGTGCATTATTTGATTTATGTCATGTGGATCTAGGCTGAAATAAATTACCTTTGCACCGACAATTCCAAACAGTCCTTCCTTTAAAAAGAGAAGTTGATTTATTCACCGATTTTTTTCAACTTTATAGACAGATAATATCCATTGATTTGATAGCGAATTAGTGGTGTTGATTGAAAACGCTAAGAAACCGAAAGTATATACTTTCGGTTTTTTTATTTTAAAGGCAGGTGAACTTCCTTAATTTTTTTATTAATTAGCTAATTCAATTGACTTTAAGCATTATGAAGAATAACCGAAGAAGAGAGTTTCTAAAGTCCACAGGATTAGCGGGATTGGGACTGTTTGGAGCAGGAAGTGCCTTTTCCAGTGACTTTGAAAGCCTTCCCAAGCAAGCATTGATAGGGAAGCAGAGAGTTCAAACTTTTAATATGAGTGGGTTTGCTGCTCCTAAAATCGATACTGTCCGTGTAGGCATAGTAGGTTTAGGCATGCGGGGTCCAGGAGCTGTAAATCGCTTGAGTAAGGTTGAGGGTGTGGAGATAAAGGCGCTTTGTGATTTGATTCCGGAGCGGGTAGAGAAGGCCAAGGAAAGTTTAAAAGATACCAGTCATAGACCTGAAGGATACTCCGGCAATGCCTACGCTTATAAAGAGATGATGGATAGGGATGATTTAGATCTGATCTATATCGCTACTCCATGGGAATGGCATACTCCAATGTCTGTTTACGGAATGGAGGCTGGGAAGCATGTGGCTTGTGAGGTTCCTATCGCAAGAACGCTTGAGGAGTGCTGGCAACTAGTGGAAACCTCTGAGCGCACTAAAAAGCATTGCATGCAGCTGGAGAATTGCTGCTATGATTTCTTTGAGTTAATGACGTTGAAAATGGCCCGTGAAGGGTATTTTGGTGAAGTTCTTCATGTGGAGGGCGCATATATCCATAATCTACTATCCCTGAATTTCAATAAGGAAAATGGCTATCAGGATATGTGGAGGCTAAAGGAAAACTATAGAGACGGTAACTTATATCCTACACATGGGCTAGGCCCGATCTGTCAAATTCTAAATGTGAATAGAGGTGATCAGATGGACTATCTGACTTCTACCTCCTCCGACGATTTTTCTATGCACGCGGAAGCAGCGAGATTGGCTAAGGAGGATAATTTCTATGCTTCGTATGCCGAGAAGAAATTCCGTGGTAATATGAATACCACCATGGTAAAAACCAAGAATGGTAAATCTATCATGATTCAGCATGATGTGTCTTCCCCGCGCCCTTACTCCAGACTTCATGTGGTAAGTGGTACTGAAGGCTACGCCCAAAAGTACCCTTCTCCGAAGGTGGCCAAAGGTCATGGCTGGATGGATGAGGAGGAAATGAAGGAATTAGAGAAAAAATATACCCCGGAAATTGTGCAAAAAGTGGGAGCACTAGCCAAGGAAGTTGGTGGTCATGGAGGGATGGATTTCATGATGGATTGGAGATTGATTGACTGCTTGAGAAATGGGCTGCCATTAGATCAGGATGTGTATGATGCGGCACTGTGGAGCGCTATTTCTCCGCTTAGCGAATGGTCGGTTGCCAATAGATCTAACTCTATAGATGTGCCGGATTTCACAGGAGGAAACTGGAAAACAAACAAACCTGTGCCTATCACCCTTAGAGGATAATTTTATATTGATTTCCAGCTCTCGTTTCTGAAATCATAGCTTAGTAACAGGAAAAGCCCGCTGATCATCAAATCAGTGGGCTTTTCCTCTTTTCAACCTGGACTATGCCTTCGAAAATCTGCTAGATAGGCTAATCCATATTTCGGAACCAAGCTATTTCCACTTCAGCATTTCCATGTCATTCAGCTCAGGTCCACCCCCTCTGTTAGCACTGCCTGCCGCTACATATAATTTGCCTTTGTAGTAAATGACACCAGTTCCATGCCTACCTTGATTGAGGTCAGGAAGTCGTGACCAAGATCCATCTCTGGTGTCCAAGACTTCTACTTCAGCATGGGAGGCTTCTTGTACCGTGCTTTCTCCATTCATGACCAGTAAGTATGGCCCATTTGCAATAGAAGATGTTCCTCCTCGTGGGGTAGGCAAACCAGCATCTTCGGTATGCCAAGTATTTGTTTTAAAGTCGAAATAATCTACCTCAGAAATCACTAGGTCCAACACCTTACCGATCTCAGCATGAGAAGTTCTGCCACCGGCTGCATAGGCTTTGTCTTGAACCAGTACTGCCCCAAAATGATCTCTAGGCCGAGGAGCGTCAGGGAGTACTGTCCATTGGCCTGTTTTCGGGTCATATTCATCAAACCAAGGAACAAAGTCAGCATAGTGTCCATCTACTATGCCACAGACCATGTAAATCTTACCTCCACGGGTAAATACACCTGCTGAACCCCTTCTTCGGTTTTCTGGTATTTCAGGTCCTTCTCGCCAGGTATTGGTTTTTGGGTTGAAGATGAGGAAATTTTTCAGCGGGGTTTCGTGGGGATATCCACCAGTTAAAGCCCCGATTACATAGATTTCATTATTGAAAGAGATAGCCTGGAAATGATGGAACTCCATGGGGGCCATTGCAAGTGTTTTCCAGGTTTTGGTTTTGGGGTCGTACTCTTCTATGGGTTTGATCCCTCGTCCACCTAGCAGGTAGAATTTGCCGTTGCACTCCAC
This genomic window from Algoriphagus sp. TR-M9 contains:
- a CDS encoding glycoside hydrolase family 113, which gives rise to MKNAGSRSYLLSSVLVILGFGLWALLVVDPVTITVEEKWKGVCWVGSRSPLLGPELEALKSTGADALSQTPFGWQSEKNSPEIRWDTHNENKWWGESSQGIKATFDSSARHGIMNMLKPHLWVRGSWPGEIEMKNEEDWKLWFENYQGFILDYAMMAEEHQIPMLCVGTELEMTSEREEDWRNVIAEIRKVYSGKLIYAANFTEFEHVKFWDALDYIGIQAYFPLSAKANPDLSDLKSGWKKNISRIEKVVRNYQKPVMFTEIGYCNTVDAAKEPWVWPNERKETELSEEMQALCYESFFETAWKESWMAGVFFWKWYPDGRHRNPDFTPQGKLAEEMMKKYFLAN
- a CDS encoding Kelch repeat-containing protein; translated protein: MKHLLIFLFALSFTGAIAQSDDHWTTVDTKNEPMARHENSFVECNGKFYLLGGRGIKPIEEYDPKTKTWKTLAMAPMEFHHFQAISFNNEIYVIGALTGGYPHETPLKNFLIFNPKTNTWREGPEIPENRRRGSAGVFTRGGKIYMVCGIVDGHYADFVPWFDEYDPKTGQWTVLPDAPRPRDHFGAVLVQDKAYAAGGRTSHAEIGKVLDLVISEVDYFDFKTNTWHTEDAGLPTPRGGTSSIANGPYLLVMNGESTVQEASHAEVEVLDTRDGSWSRLPDLNQGRHGTGVIYYKGKLYVAAGSANRGGGPELNDMEMLKWK
- a CDS encoding Gfo/Idh/MocA family protein; translated protein: MKNNRRREFLKSTGLAGLGLFGAGSAFSSDFESLPKQALIGKQRVQTFNMSGFAAPKIDTVRVGIVGLGMRGPGAVNRLSKVEGVEIKALCDLIPERVEKAKESLKDTSHRPEGYSGNAYAYKEMMDRDDLDLIYIATPWEWHTPMSVYGMEAGKHVACEVPIARTLEECWQLVETSERTKKHCMQLENCCYDFFELMTLKMAREGYFGEVLHVEGAYIHNLLSLNFNKENGYQDMWRLKENYRDGNLYPTHGLGPICQILNVNRGDQMDYLTSTSSDDFSMHAEAARLAKEDNFYASYAEKKFRGNMNTTMVKTKNGKSIMIQHDVSSPRPYSRLHVVSGTEGYAQKYPSPKVAKGHGWMDEEEMKELEKKYTPEIVQKVGALAKEVGGHGGMDFMMDWRLIDCLRNGLPLDQDVYDAALWSAISPLSEWSVANRSNSIDVPDFTGGNWKTNKPVPITLRG